DNA sequence from the Chamaesiphon minutus PCC 6605 genome:
CATGCCAACTTTAATAGCCTTACGACGCTGCTGCGAACGTTCTACTGCTTCAATTTCGCATTCGACCTGGGATGGTAATCTATTTAATAGATCGCGTTCGACGCTGGATATCTCCTTTGCTTCAATCCGTTTGAGTTCGCGCAACACCGATTTACTCAGCTTGTCATCGAACTTAAAATATTCACTATGGGTGCCGATTTGATAAAGATATCATTCGTATTTATAGATAAAGTATCTCTCCAGATTACCACGATGCGACCAAGTACCTAAGATCTCGATTGCTACTGTTTCAAAGTGACCTTTGAGATCTGAATTTATTTCTACAATCCGCTCTGGTACCGTGCGCCCAGTTATGCCAATTTTATAGAATTCTTCACTATCTGCGATAATCTTTAAATAATAAAGATGGTTGGATAATACTGCTTGAATCCGGTCGCGATAAATCTTTAAATCGATAAGGACATCGGGATAATCGACCGATTCTTCCTCATAAGCCAATCGGACGCGCATTTCGAGATCGCTAAGTTTGTCATACATTAGCGGCTCTTGGACTTGGGCAAATAAATTCATCGATAGTTTACGACAAACAACCTTCCCTAATTTAGTTAGCTCCCACCCTCCATAAGTGCCTTTGTGAGGATTATAGACGATCGTGTCTTTGGCTTCGAGTAGATATCTATATTTTGAATCTACACCTTTCTTTTCAAATTGAAGTAAGGCTGCATATTCTTTGGGTGTTAAATGTAAATTAAACCTGTCAAATAGCGGCAGTTCGACATCTCTACCTGATGATACCGCCCGACAAGTTGTGTCAGTGTGAGCAAAGTGGTGAGCTTTAATTTCACCCTTTTTGGAAGTTAAACTTCCTTGACAATATGGGCATTTTAGATCGGTTTTACCTCGACGTACTCGATCGACGGATATGAGGTTGCCGTCTGGGTCGATGCCGTATTCCAGCCACTGCCACATTCTCATCTCTGGTTCCACCTATCTTTGGAGCAATCTACCAACTATTTGGATTTATCTTTAAATAGTATCTTCCTCGATCGAGTAGAACAGAATACTTCGAGATATTACTGCTGGAATTCTGGAGGATGTATTAACGGGAAATAAGAGTATTTTAAATTACTGGTTCCCTTTGGTGATTTGATTTACTCAAACACTATTTCCTACTAGTGATTTCAAATTGGAAAACAGAATAAATTCAGTTTGCTTTGGATCGATCTCCCATAGATATGATAGTTGAAGTTGAGCTTTTTCAACATCCCAAGGCATTAGGCTTTGACGATCTAATTTGGTGAATGGCCCATCTGTCTCCGTGAGAATACGTTCCCGTGGAATTTCTGCGATCAGAGAAGCTCCTTTCTTTGTCGAGAGCATTGTTGGATTGACTGAAAACCAACATCCCATAGATATGGCTCTTTTAAGTTGTGCTTTTGTCCCGCTGAACCAGTGCAATATCGGGATACCTATATCTCTATAGAGAGCGAGGCAATCAAGCACTGAATCAGCAGCAGATCTACTGTGAATTGACATTATTCGACCACCAGCTTTTTCTGTTCTCTCCAGAATGAGTTTGAACGTGCGGATCTGTATTTCTCTATGTTCTGTATACTCTTTACTGCCATCCAATCCTATTTCTCCAACATATTTTGCTTGTGGCAATAATTCGTCGAAGAGATCGATCTCATGATATCGTTCGTGTACTAGCTGAGGATGTAAACCTAGAGAAGTTCTAATTCGATCGCAACCTTTGGCAAGTGCTTGAGTTCCAATCCAAGCTTTGGGTGTAGTCGTAACGGAGAGAACATAAATGTTTCGTTGCTTACACTGTCGAGCTACTTCTAGAGGATTTGGATATAGATCGAGATGACAATGCATATCAATCATCAGAGAAGCCCCTCTTGCTGTAAAAACCGATCTACTTCTTGCATTCCTCGTTGAAATACTTGCTTATAAAGATCTTTGATGACGGGATCGACAGTGAGTGGGCCACTATCAGATATCCATGCGCCAATATTACTAGATGATAGCTTATTGATGGCTATCATTATGGCGAATAGATCGTCACGATTCCCTCGATCGCTCACAGTAGCTAATAAATTCTGATGCTCGTATGGAGTTGATTCAGTTATGCCTAAAGCAAAGATAGCAGCTCTTCTGATGATACATGGCACACATTTTCCACACTGTTGGCGTTTCCGCTTCCATTTACTGCAAGATACAGTATGCGATACTACTCGCTCTAGAGTGATTTGATTTTTACATTCTAAAAGCATTTCACCTTTGGTCTTAAATTGATAAGGATTATGAATCAACACTTTTATCCCTACTGCATCAAATATCTCCTGCATCGATCTCAGAAAATGAGGATGTGTTGTCCGAGTACTCAAAGAACCTATCCGTCTTGATGTTAGCGGTGCATTTAATGAGATCAATCCATTCTCAGGAACGAAAAGTTCTATATTTTCTAGTTGATTTACTGTTGCTAAAGCAGATGCTCCAAGCGCAGCAAAGGCCAGAAAATTCAAGCTTCTAGTCCGCATTGTCAGCTCTGTCTGTCCACCTATTGATATAGGATTAGCATTTACTGAAAATCTCGAAAATTCTCCCTCAAGCTTTCCAGCAATATAATCTTGATAAGATTTATCTCCTTTATAGGAGTGACTGATTAATAGTGGGGACTTTCCATCTGCAATTAAATCGATCGCTCCAATTGCACTATCAAGACCCCCTGAAAATAGGCATACACAGTCTCGTCCCTCAAGATCGATCGTTTTGTGTCTGCTATTAATTGGGTATGGATCTGGCGGTTTATACCCTCCACTCAAAATTTCGAGATTCCATAAGTCACCACTAAGGAAATGTAATGCTTCCTCAAGACGCTCTTTTTGTCCCAAACAAACACTAGGTTCGCATAAAGAAACTTGTAATTTGATTTCTCTCGTCCAACCGTCATCAGATCTACTTCTCTTGACAAAAGTGTCAGCAGCAGTAACGGCTAGTGCCAATGTCATCAGATCGAATTCAACAGGGGAAATACTAACACCCAGTCTCTTAATAGAATTAATCAAAGAATTACCAATAGTTGCGATATTTCTTTGTTTTCTTCCATCAAGTCCGTAGATTTGGACTGGTATAATATTGGGTGAAGACTCAGGAAGTTTTTGCGGGATATGACTTACAATTACTTGCATCACTAATAGCCCTCCCATTCTAACCAGACAGTTTCTATCACGGAGCGTTGTAGATCGATAGTTTGTGTTCTTGTCAGAGGTCTTGGATTATCATTGAATAGAGGAGCCATAGCAGCATCTACCGATACTTTGATAACTTCTCTCAAATCATTTTCTGCTTTAGTAGCTTGAACATATGTTCCTGCTTTAATCCATGCTTTACCAGCATCTTGTAATACTTGTAAAAATATACAGTCAGTTAGATAAGCAATCATTGTATTGATGATAATATCGCTTGTGATTGTACTGGGATCGAACTCAGTTAATCCATCTAAAGCTTCTACTAGGGCATGATTCATTGCTACGCGAACTTTGTCAGAATCTCCTTCAGAAGCGATTAATGATTGAGTAATTTTTTCAATTGCAACTTCACATGAGATTCCAGCCAGCGAACTCAGACTCCACCCAAGTTCTTGACTTATTTCACTACTTTGAGTCAGAAGCCCATACAATGAAGCTCCAGCCTTTGTAATATTACCTAATCGCCTAGATGCGTTACTGGCACCTCCAGTACCTCTACTGGCATACTGCTTTAATGCAGATTGCAATGACGATGGATTTCCTGTTTCAACAAAGTTACCAAAGTCTCGGCGAAATTTTGTGAACCGTTGGGGTGGAGAGTTTGGTAGTGGTTGTTCTGGTCGATCGTCTGCCCAGGGGGGTACTAAAGGCGATTTATTACCCGCTCCAGGACTTGATTGAGATGTTCCCATGAGTTAATTATCCTGATACCAAGCTTCATTTTTCAGCATCGCTTTTAACCAAGGCGGATGCTCCATGAGACTACGAATATACCTTGATAAAATTTTCGATGCAGTAGAAGAAGATTGAGCGAGTAAATATGCACCTGTAAATTCTGAAGATCGCTCACTCCAATCTGATATTTCTCTGAGACGTTCGATAATTCCCTCCATCACAGGAATCTGCTCCTCTATCGATAAGGTAGGTATGACTTTTTTTGCCTGTGCAGAGGAAATATTTTTAGTACTAAGAAGTACTGCTAGTACCTCACGCGCAGCAGGAGATAATCCTATTTCGTAAACACCCATCTGCATAGTTTCTCTGGATAGATAAACCGCTCCTCGTAAATCTATACCCTGTAATGCTGGTTTGAGTTTACTCCACTGTTTGATAAATTCAGAATTGTCTTGCCAACTTTTTGGATATTTAGATGAAGTGTCTTTCGCTCCATCTAATTCTTCAAGTTCTTTAAGAATTTTTGGTTTACCTGCTTCATTATCAATCATTCGATAAAAGTCCAAAGTTGCCTCGGCACCAGCACAACGCTCGAAAATCGCTAATTTGGTAATGATATTTTCATCAAGATTCATTCCGCGACGCTGGGCAGTTTTAGATCTCATTTTTATTGTATTAAGCAGCCTCTTGACAATTCGGGGATTACCCTGAATCTTAGGTGAGGTAGCTAAAATACGAGCGATTCGATCGGCTAATTCAAAAGCAGTAGCTAACTCCTTATTGTCTTTTAGATTATCTACGGATAATAGCTTTTCGATAGAGATTAGTTCCTCCTTCCACGAATTTCTGAGCGATTCTTCAAGAAGATTTCGTAAGCTATCTAACGATGACTTAGGGATTCCATTCTGAATAGCAAATAGCATAAATAGATAAGATCTGATTTCCCGAATTCCAGCTTTCGGAACCCGGATGGGAATTTGTATTAGTTTATCAATGTAATCTATTTGGTGACGATCGCTTGTGCCCTTGAAATAATCGGCAACTGCACCTCTGATCATATCTTCATCAGCAGCAATGATAAATGCAGTATTGGGAAGGAATAGAAATAGACGCATTGCCTCTAATGTATGGATAGCATTAGCTGGCAAGCATCGATCTAAGTTATCAATTATTACTATTAATGGTTTGTTGAGTTCTTGGAGGATCTCGGTATATTCTTTTCTGAAAGCTGCAATCTGTTGAGGCGGTGTGTTTTTTTCATTAGGTTTGAATATATTAGAAGCTATATCTTTTAACTCTTTCCCTTCTTTCGATAAATCTTTATATCCTTCTCCTGATATTTTTTTATCATCGTGTTCTGAACCATTTATTAATTTCTCTCCAGAATTTAATAACTTTGCCAGTAGCCCTCCAGTAGGAATCCCATGCGTTAAGGCAAGAGTTTCTGCTCCCAAACCCATCATCCGCCACCAATCAACTCGGCTTGAAAGAGTTTTTACTTTTTCTAATAATGTCTCATCACCTTTAACCGCTTCACATAATTTGGTTGCGATTGTTTCAAGTAGTGCTAAACGAGCATCATCATAGCCTTGATACAGCCAAGCATCAAAATTGACAATTATATATTCTTGCTTGGAGTTTTCTCGATTTTCTGTAGATGTTAGGTTGCGTTCGACTAGCTTTAGTAAAGAAGATTTACCTGCTCCCCAGTTACCAAATATTCCTAACGACACTGGCAGCATATCTGGTGATGTTAGTATATCAACAACCAGTTCAGATACTTCTCCAAAATTCAAATAATCAATCTCTGACTCTTTATCTGACCACATATATTTGCTTTTTCTGAAAAAGGATAGGTTCTTGAGTGCGATTCGGCAGAGCCGACGCTGGCGCGAACGATGCTAACTAACTCTAACGTTCACTCACATTGGTTTTAGTGCGCTGATTTTGGGAACTACTCTTACACGATATGCGATTGCGATAGATTAGTATAGTTTTTCCTTTGTGACTCCAATCAGATTAAATATTACTCTCGACTCGTTCTAATAAATATTTTACGTGTTTAGCAACTGAAATATCATAAGTAAGCATAAATTTATTCTTACATGTAAAAAAAGAAATAATTAATGCTAACACGAGCGATCCTTGTTTTGAGTAGATGAATTCTGTACCATACACATAAATGAACAAAAGAGTTATAAATGCTATTCCCAACACTGGTAAATATGAACCAAGTATTTCGTTCCGATCTTTTTGATATTCCAAGTGTTCATCTGTTGAATCCTTCATCTCTTTTACTTCTACCTCAAGATCCTGTGGTGGATATTTTCTTTTAATCTCGTCGATCCGATTGTCAAATATAGCTAGATCGTCTTCTCTGAAGATTCTATATCCTACTATCCTATTGAGTCTCGACATGTGTTCGTCTTCTATATTTGATATTCTGCTTTTTCTGCTCAATCTCAATGATTTCAAATAATCTCTTATTGAACCCACAGGCAATTTGAGAAAATCCCAGATTTCTGCTAACAACAGCAACATCATTTCTTTCATTGAGCCTTCTTTAGGTAAGGCCCTACTAGTTTTAATTAAAGTATGAATTGTATCTAAAAGTTCTTCTCTTATTTTGGACATATTAAATTTCTCTTGATATAATATTTTGCTTGCGTTAGAAATCATATTGGTTTCTCAACCAATATGATAATTAGATATTGAAATATTCGATTGAATTAGGAGCAAGATCTTCTAACTAGTCTTACTCCTACCAATCGATTGAAAATATTTAGAAATTAACTAAATTGCTGTCCAAGCAGCTTGCCATGACAACACATCGAGTTCTCCACTAACTTTAAAGCCCAGCTTTTGCTGAAACTCTTCCAACACTTTTTTAGAACGCCTACCGAAAACTCCGTCTGCGCCACTAGTGCCAAAGTCATAGCCACGAGCTATCATTCTCTTTTGCCAGACCCTAATATCTTCGCCAGTTGTGAGAGAAGATAAATTGCTTCCGTTCACTAGAGGTAAAGGCTCTGCAATCGTGTTTGTATAGGCAGGACGACCAAATCCCATAACAGTGAAATCGAGCGGTCGTATTTGATAGCGAACTTCTCCTCCATTGGAGTTATCATCTGGCGGATTATTACCGTCGATCGTAATAATTTGACCTTTTTTTGTTTTAGCAATGAAGAAAGCAACATGGTTGGCTGCACCTGGAATGAGATCGGTTTCATTTTGCCAATCAAAAAAAACGATGTCTCCAGGCAATGGATCTTTAAACCATCTTTTTTGCTCTTTGAACCATTTTGCTCCATTAGGCGTGTAGTGAAATCCTTTCTCCGTCTCGATATGAAGTTGTATGCCTGCATTATACAGACAGTAAGAAACGAACATCGCACACCAAGACTGACCATTAAGGTTGTGTCCGTACCACTCGCCATACTTGACGATGTTGCTATTACCTAGTTCTTTCACGCCTAGCTCTCTTTGAGCGATTTGTAAGACTTGATTGATATTTGTCATTTGTTTGATTACCTAATTTGGTTTCTAGTCTCGAATAGGAGGAGAGCGATAGCGGAAACTACTCTCCCCTCGCTTTAACCGACCAAGCAATAATGCTTAGTCTTCTTTCCTAACTCCCTTGAATGGATCGCCATCTTGCTTGCCATCAAGAAATCTCCCTGTGGCGGTATCGCGCTTCGTCCAAGTCTCTGTGACTGGGTTGTACGTTTGACTGCGTTGGTCAACGGCACCTTTGCGATAGCCTTTTCCTGTATTTTTAGCCATTTAGCTTACCTGCGATCTAACATTCTGCTGAAGCTTTTTCTTCAAACAGACTATTTAAATGTTAAGTCCGATTTAACATCATGTCAATAGATTGTGTGGATTTTTATAGGATTTTGTTAACAAGAGTGCCGATCGGGTGCTTGAAGTGGGGCATAATAGTCTTACCCACCCATAGCCAGTCTGGAAAAGATGTGGAAGCAAGTGGGTGATTATAAAAACCTTGAAATTTCTATCCTTACAGAGGTTCTCTAGTGCGGGTTATGAGTTAGCACCTCTAAACGCGAGCCAGTTCAACCCCAGAATACCGAACGACTGCGATCGCCGATCGACCAAGATCGCCATTTGGAACGAAATCTAACATTATCTTCATTTAAAATCTTATTTTTTAGCTATAAATGTCAAACCAGATTCGAGCTTACCGAGATCAGCTTGGATTTAAGCAGGAGGAATTGGGCGAACAGGCTGGCGTAACTCGTCAGACAATCGCGGCGTGGGAGAATGGAGAAAGGGAGCCGAGCTTAGTTCAATTAAGCAGTATTGCTAGGATCATGGGGGTGGCAGTCGAGCTACTTCAAGGCTTAGAGTTGACAGACTCTAGAGATCCAAATTCTTTTTTTTCATCCTTACTCTTCCGAGCAGATGAACCTTCTGCATTAACTCCGACGATCAAACAACATCTCATCCAAAAAGTTGCTGACTATGCTGCTGTAGAAAAGCTGCTTGGAGAAATACCAGTATCTCCAGCTAAATTCCCCTTAGATGGTTATGAATCTGAAGTAATAGAAGACTATTCTAAAGAAGTACGCAACTGGCTAGGATTAGGCGAATCAGCACCTGTTGGCGACTCTCTGTCGCTTCTAGAAAGCAAAGGGTTAAAAGTTTTACCCTACCCCCTTCCTGCCAAAATTTCAGGGTTCTCAGCCTGTGAGGAGGATTGGGGATGTCTTGTTGTCGTTAATAGCAATGATGTCGCCGAACGACAATTTTTCACTTCACTACACGAACTTGCCCACTTAATTTTTCATCATAAAGAATATCGACAGCCGCCAGAACGTACTAAATCTTCAGATCCCCGTGAGAAGGCTGCCAATCATTTAGCTGGAGCTATTTTGCTGCCAAAAAATGTCATTCGTAGAGAAATGCGTGCTTATCGAGATCGCTGGATACCAGACCCTTTGCTGATCGATATCAAGCGACGATATGGTGTGAGTCTAAGAACTATTCTGATTAGAGCCGAACAAGCTGGTATTATTACCAAACAGCAAAGCGGTACACAAATGGGCGTTCTTAATAAGAAATGTGGTGGGAAGGATAAGGATCTCCCTAATTCTGAGATCCCCATGCCACAAAGACTAACTCGTCTGGAGAGGTTGACATATACTGCACTTCTGGAAGATGAACCGCTAACTATTTCTCGTGCTGCTGAAATTTTGGGTAAAAAAACTTCGGAAGTGCATCAGGAATTGCAAACTTGGAAACAATATGATGTTGAGGTTAGTGATTGATTCCTCTTCTAGATGCAGATGCACTGATATCATTATCTCAATCCGATGGAAAACTGCTATCGCTGACTTCATCTGAAGTCCTCGATCTGGTGGTTTCAGAATGTCATTATCCAGATTATTGTAATGCCTACCAATTTATAGAACGATCTGGTTTATCTGTTGTTATTGCCAATCCAACTTTGCTACCAGAAGTTAATTACTCTCGATCGCCAAGCTTGAGTTTTCACGATATCTTAAACCTGCATTATGCAAGCTCTTGTCAGCGAACGCTTGTAACCAATTCTAAATGTTTAATATTTGCTTGTAATGATAAACATATTAAAACAATATCTTATCATGAGTTTTTGGAAAACTTTGCTTTGAATTAAATAGTACGTTACAGCTATATGTG
Encoded proteins:
- a CDS encoding competence protein CoiA family protein is translated as MRMWQWLEYGIDPDGNLISVDRVRRGKTDLKCPYCQGSLTSKKGEIKAHHFAHTDTTCRAVSSGRDVELPLFDRFNLHLTPKEYAALLQFEKKGVDSKYRYLLEAKDTIVYNPHKGTYGGWELTKLGKVVCRKLSMNLFAQVQEPLMYDKLSDLEMRVRLAYEEESVDYPDVLIDLKIYRDRIQAVLSNHLYYLKIIADSEEFYKIGITGRTVPERIVEINSDLKGHFETVAIEILGTWSHRGNLERYFIYKYE
- the qatD gene encoding Qat anti-phage system TatD family nuclease QatD, whose translation is MIDMHCHLDLYPNPLEVARQCKQRNIYVLSVTTTPKAWIGTQALAKGCDRIRTSLGLHPQLVHERYHEIDLFDELLPQAKYVGEIGLDGSKEYTEHREIQIRTFKLILERTEKAGGRIMSIHSRSAADSVLDCLALYRDIGIPILHWFSGTKAQLKRAISMGCWFSVNPTMLSTKKGASLIAEIPRERILTETDGPFTKLDRQSLMPWDVEKAQLQLSYLWEIDPKQTEFILFSNLKSLVGNSV
- the qatC gene encoding Qat anti-phage system QueC-like protein QatC, whose product is MQVIVSHIPQKLPESSPNIIPVQIYGLDGRKQRNIATIGNSLINSIKRLGVSISPVEFDLMTLALAVTAADTFVKRSRSDDGWTREIKLQVSLCEPSVCLGQKERLEEALHFLSGDLWNLEILSGGYKPPDPYPINSRHKTIDLEGRDCVCLFSGGLDSAIGAIDLIADGKSPLLISHSYKGDKSYQDYIAGKLEGEFSRFSVNANPISIGGQTELTMRTRSLNFLAFAALGASALATVNQLENIELFVPENGLISLNAPLTSRRIGSLSTRTTHPHFLRSMQEIFDAVGIKVLIHNPYQFKTKGEMLLECKNQITLERVVSHTVSCSKWKRKRQQCGKCVPCIIRRAAIFALGITESTPYEHQNLLATVSDRGNRDDLFAIMIAINKLSSSNIGAWISDSGPLTVDPVIKDLYKQVFQRGMQEVDRFLQQEGLL
- the qatB gene encoding Qat anti-phage system associated protein QatB, with the translated sequence MGTSQSSPGAGNKSPLVPPWADDRPEQPLPNSPPQRFTKFRRDFGNFVETGNPSSLQSALKQYASRGTGGASNASRRLGNITKAGASLYGLLTQSSEISQELGWSLSSLAGISCEVAIEKITQSLIASEGDSDKVRVAMNHALVEALDGLTEFDPSTITSDIIINTMIAYLTDCIFLQVLQDAGKAWIKAGTYVQATKAENDLREVIKVSVDAAMAPLFNDNPRPLTRTQTIDLQRSVIETVWLEWEGY
- a CDS encoding KAP family P-loop NTPase fold protein, whose translation is MWSDKESEIDYLNFGEVSELVVDILTSPDMLPVSLGIFGNWGAGKSSLLKLVERNLTSTENRENSKQEYIIVNFDAWLYQGYDDARLALLETIATKLCEAVKGDETLLEKVKTLSSRVDWWRMMGLGAETLALTHGIPTGGLLAKLLNSGEKLINGSEHDDKKISGEGYKDLSKEGKELKDIASNIFKPNEKNTPPQQIAAFRKEYTEILQELNKPLIVIIDNLDRCLPANAIHTLEAMRLFLFLPNTAFIIAADEDMIRGAVADYFKGTSDRHQIDYIDKLIQIPIRVPKAGIREIRSYLFMLFAIQNGIPKSSLDSLRNLLEESLRNSWKEELISIEKLLSVDNLKDNKELATAFELADRIARILATSPKIQGNPRIVKRLLNTIKMRSKTAQRRGMNLDENIITKLAIFERCAGAEATLDFYRMIDNEAGKPKILKELEELDGAKDTSSKYPKSWQDNSEFIKQWSKLKPALQGIDLRGAVYLSRETMQMGVYEIGLSPAAREVLAVLLSTKNISSAQAKKVIPTLSIEEQIPVMEGIIERLREISDWSERSSEFTGAYLLAQSSSTASKILSRYIRSLMEHPPWLKAMLKNEAWYQDN
- a CDS encoding CHAP domain-containing protein; the protein is MTNINQVLQIAQRELGVKELGNSNIVKYGEWYGHNLNGQSWCAMFVSYCLYNAGIQLHIETEKGFHYTPNGAKWFKEQKRWFKDPLPGDIVFFDWQNETDLIPGAANHVAFFIAKTKKGQIITIDGNNPPDDNSNGGEVRYQIRPLDFTVMGFGRPAYTNTIAEPLPLVNGSNLSSLTTGEDIRVWQKRMIARGYDFGTSGADGVFGRRSKKVLEEFQQKLGFKVSGELDVLSWQAAWTAI
- a CDS encoding XRE family transcriptional regulator; translation: MSNQIRAYRDQLGFKQEELGEQAGVTRQTIAAWENGEREPSLVQLSSIARIMGVAVELLQGLELTDSRDPNSFFSSLLFRADEPSALTPTIKQHLIQKVADYAAVEKLLGEIPVSPAKFPLDGYESEVIEDYSKEVRNWLGLGESAPVGDSLSLLESKGLKVLPYPLPAKISGFSACEEDWGCLVVVNSNDVAERQFFTSLHELAHLIFHHKEYRQPPERTKSSDPREKAANHLAGAILLPKNVIRREMRAYRDRWIPDPLLIDIKRRYGVSLRTILIRAEQAGIITKQQSGTQMGVLNKKCGGKDKDLPNSEIPMPQRLTRLERLTYTALLEDEPLTISRAAEILGKKTSEVHQELQTWKQYDVEVSD